The region AGCCGCGCTGGCTCAGGATCGGCGGCTATTGGAATCCCCGCGGGGGCATTCCCATTGACGTCTTCTGGTCGATGGGGGTACTTCCGGCCGGGCTTTGGGTGCCTGAGCAAAGCGTGCCGCTCTATCGCGGACGCGGCTGATTTCAGAACTCACACCAGCCGGCTCTGCTCGACCGCCGCCGCGATGAAACTGGCGAACAGCGGGTGCGGCTCGAATGGCCGCGACTTCAGTTCGGGGTGGAATTGCACGCCGATGAACCAGGGGTGATTGGACAATTCGATCGTCTCCGGCAACAGGCCATCCGGCGACATCCCGGCGAACACGAGGCCCCTTTCTGCCAGTTGCTCGCGGTAGGCGGTGTTGACCTCGTAACGGTGCCTGTGGCGCTCGGATATGCAGGTCGCGCCATAGATGGCGGCGATCTTCGAGCCCGGCAGCAATTCGGCGCGATAGGCGCCAAGCCGCATGGTCCCTCCGAGATCGCCTTCGGCGGCACGGGTTTCCAGCTCATTGCCGCGCATCCATTCCGTCATCAGACCGACGACCGGCTCTTTCACCGGCCCAAATTCGCTGGAATTGGCGCCTGGCACGCCGGCCAAGGAGCGGACGGCCTCGATCACCGCCATCTGCATCCCGAAACAGATGCCGAAATAGGGAATGTTGTGTTCGCGCGCAAACCGAGCGGCGAGGATCTTGCCTTCGGCGCCGCGCTGGCCAAAACCGCCCGGAACGAGAATGCCATGGACATTTTCGAGGTAGGGGATCGGATCGCTGCTTTCGAAAATTTCCGATTCGATCCAGTCGAGCTTGACGTTGACCCGATTGGCCATGCCGCCGTGGCATAGGGCCTCGGTCAGGGATTTGTAGGCATCCTTGAGCCCCGTATATTTGCCGACGATGGCGATCGTGACCTCCCCCTCGGGGTTCGACACGCGTTCCATCACCGAGTTCCAGCGGCTCATGTCGGGCTTTGGCGCGGGCTCTATCCCGAACGCCGCCAACACCTCCTGGTCGAGCCCCGCCGCGTGGTAGGCGTGCGGCACCTCATAGATCGAGCCGACATCGCGGGCTTCGATGACGGCGCTTTCCCGCACATTGCAGAAGAGCCCGATCTTGCGGCGTTCCTCGCGCGGGATTTCGCGATCGGTCCGGCAGAGCAGGATGTGCGGCTGGATGCCGATCGAACGCAGCTCCTTGACCGAATGCTGAGTGGGCTTGGTCTTGAGTTCACCGGCGCTAGGAATAAACGGCAGAAGCGTCAGATGCACATAGATCGCGTGCCCGCGCGGCAGTTCATTGCCGAGCTGGCGGATCGCCTCGAAAAAAGGCAGGCCCTCGATGTCGCCGACCGTGCCGCCGATCTCGACCAAGACGAAATCGATGCCCTCGGTGCCGCCCAGTACGAAGGCTTTGATCTCGTTGGTCACATGCGGAATGACCTGAACCGTCGCTCCGAGATAATCGCCGCGGCGTTCCTTGGTGATGATCTCCTGATAGATCCTGCCGGTGGTGATGTTGTCTTCGCGTGTCGCGGGGCGGCCGGTAAACCGTTCATAGTGACCAAGGTCGAGATCGGTCTCCGCGCCATCCTCGGTGACGAAGACTTCGCCGTGCTGATAGGGACTCATGGTCCCTGGATCGACGTTGAGGTAGGGGTCGAGTTTGCGCAGCCGCACGCTATAGCCGCGCGCCTGAAGCAAAGCCCCGAGCGCCGCCGCGGCCAGACCTTTGCCAAGCGATGACACCACGCCGCCGGTGATGAAGATAAACCGCGCCATGGGCCTTGGGAAATATCCTGTTTCCGGCCGTTTGGGGAGGCAAATTATGCTTTGCCGCCCGTTTTACACATAAACCCTGAGATTATTTCTGCCGTTATCATTTTCCCCAGGGCAGAGGATAGTCGCGAGCCGGCTTCTGTACAGGGGAGGCTGGAGCCGGAGCGCCCGGCGCTGCTTGGCTTGGCGCAGCGGGAACCAATGGTGCGGCAGGCGCCACGGGCACCGGCAAAGCCGGACCCGCGGGCGCGGCGGGTTTCGTTTCCAGCACGCTATGGCCAGGTTGCGGTGCAACAGGTCCGTTCTGGCCCGGCAAGGTCATATCGGACGGAAGGGTAGGCTTCGAAGCCTGATCTTCCATTTTCTGCAATTGGTCGAGCAAGCTTCCCTTGCCTTCGCCCTCTTTGGCCGGGCCCTTGCCAGGCTCGATGGGCGTGAAGCTTTGGAAGGTCACTTCCGAACCCTGGGTGAACCGCGCCAAAATCGTCAGACCCAGGCTGGTCGCGAAAAACAAAGCCGCCAAGATGGCGGTCGCGCGGGTCAAGGCATTCGCCTGGCCGCGCCCGGTCATGAAGCCGCCGCCGCCGCCAATCCCGATGGCGCCCCCCTCGGAACGCTGCAGCAACACCGTCACGACAAGCGCGATGACGATCATAAGGTGAACAACGATCAGAACCGATTGCATGAAGACTTTTCCGTTATCGCCAAACCCAGGGACGATTTGCAGCCTCTTGTTTCCAATAATCGGCCACAAGGCAAGCGCCGAGTGGTCTTTTGCCGAAAAATTCCAAAATGCCGCGCTTATCCAAAAAAGGATCGCTTATGATATCAAAGGGATAAGAAGTGGCTGCGGCGCTCCGGGATGGCCTTGGATGCGCCGCCAAGCCCAGGTCCCGGCAGCCCGAGCGGCTATGTGGTCCGCACAAATTCGCGATAAATCCCGGCAATCCCCATGAATTCGCTGCTGTTGAGCGAGGCGCCGCCGACCAGGGCGCCATCGACGTCTTTCACGAGCAACAATTTTGCGGCATTGCCGGGTTTGACGGAGCCGCCATAAAGAATGCGCAGCGCCGCGCCTTGGCCGGGGAGGATGTCATTGACCTGGACGCGGATAAAATGGTGCATCTCGGCGATGTCCTCCGGCGTTGGCGTCAGACCGGTGCCGATGGCCCAAACAGGCTCATAAGCGATCACGAGGCTTTCCGAGGACGCCGATTTGGGGATCGAACCGATAAGTTGGGAGCCAACCAGACGCAAGGCATCCCCCGCTTCACGTTCGCTTTTCGTTTCGCCCACGCAGACGATCGCCGTCAAGCCCGCCCGAAGCGCACCGAGGGTTTTCTCATGAACGCTATGATTGCCTTCGTGGTGACCGGACCGCCGTTCCGAGTGGCCGAGGATCACATAAGTCGCGCCGGCGTCTTTCAGCATTTCAGCGGACAGATCGCCGGTGAACGGGCCGCTCGGCTCTTCGTGACAATGCTGGCCGCCAAGCGCGACCTTGGACCCCTCGCAAATCCGCGCCGCCGCTATAAGCAGGGTCGCGGGAGGGCAAATCAAAACTTCCGCATCCCCAGCGATTCCTTCGGCCACCGCCGCGCATATTGCGGAGACCTCGCTGAGGTTCTTGCGCAAGCCGTGCATTTTCCAGTTTCCCGCGACGAGCGGGCGCCTTTGGGTCATACGAAAACAATCCCTATTTTTGCCCTTGAGCCGCGTTGCACGGGGCACGCGATCTTCTTATAGTCCCCGGCCAATTTGTAAACGCCTGACGCCCCCACGCTTCAACAACCCAAAGAGACATTCCCCTCATGCTTGAATCACTCCGTGCCTCGGCGCAAGGCTGGATCGGCCGCACCATCATGGGCGTCCTGATGGGCTTGATCATCCTCAGTTTCGCAATCTGGGGCATTGGCGACATCTTTCGCGGATTTGGCGCCAACAACCTCGCGCAAGTCGGTGGCACCGAGATCGGCGCCGACACCTTCCGCAATGCCTATCAGGGTGAGTTGCAGCGTCAGCAGCGGCTGGAACGGCGCAGCATCACCAATGAAGAAGCGCACCAATATGGGCTGGACCGGCAGGTGCTCTCGCGCCTCGTGGGCGAAGCGGCGCTCGATGACCAGTCACGCAAATTGGGCCTTGCCTTCAGCGATGACTTGGTTCGCAAGGCGATTGTCAACGACGACAATTTCAAGGGAATGACCGGCCAATTCGATCATCAGATGCTTGATTCGTTTTTGCGCGATGAGGGTCTGACCGAAAAGCTCTATATGCGGCAACAGCGCGCCATCCAGACCCGCCGTGAAATTATCGATTCGCTGACCGGCGGCATCCAGCTGCCCACCTCGTTGCTGGAAGCCATCCACCGCTATCAAGCAGAGGCCCGCGCTGTTGACTATATCGTCATTCCCAATGCGGCTGCCGGCGCGCTTCCGGCCCCCTCGGAAGAGGCTTTGAAGAAATACTTCCGGGAGAATCAAACGCTTTACGGCGTTCCGGAATACCGCGGC is a window of Methylocapsa sp. D3K7 DNA encoding:
- a CDS encoding CTP synthase — its product is MARFIFITGGVVSSLGKGLAAAALGALLQARGYSVRLRKLDPYLNVDPGTMSPYQHGEVFVTEDGAETDLDLGHYERFTGRPATREDNITTGRIYQEIITKERRGDYLGATVQVIPHVTNEIKAFVLGGTEGIDFVLVEIGGTVGDIEGLPFFEAIRQLGNELPRGHAIYVHLTLLPFIPSAGELKTKPTQHSVKELRSIGIQPHILLCRTDREIPREERRKIGLFCNVRESAVIEARDVGSIYEVPHAYHAAGLDQEVLAAFGIEPAPKPDMSRWNSVMERVSNPEGEVTIAIVGKYTGLKDAYKSLTEALCHGGMANRVNVKLDWIESEIFESSDPIPYLENVHGILVPGGFGQRGAEGKILAARFAREHNIPYFGICFGMQMAVIEAVRSLAGVPGANSSEFGPVKEPVVGLMTEWMRGNELETRAAEGDLGGTMRLGAYRAELLPGSKIAAIYGATCISERHRHRYEVNTAYREQLAERGLVFAGMSPDGLLPETIELSNHPWFIGVQFHPELKSRPFEPHPLFASFIAAAVEQSRLV
- the secG gene encoding preprotein translocase subunit SecG gives rise to the protein MQSVLIVVHLMIVIALVVTVLLQRSEGGAIGIGGGGGFMTGRGQANALTRATAILAALFFATSLGLTILARFTQGSEVTFQSFTPIEPGKGPAKEGEGKGSLLDQLQKMEDQASKPTLPSDMTLPGQNGPVAPQPGHSVLETKPAAPAGPALPVPVAPAAPLVPAAPSQAAPGAPAPASPVQKPARDYPLPWGK
- the tpiA gene encoding triose-phosphate isomerase, whose amino-acid sequence is MTQRRPLVAGNWKMHGLRKNLSEVSAICAAVAEGIAGDAEVLICPPATLLIAAARICEGSKVALGGQHCHEEPSGPFTGDLSAEMLKDAGATYVILGHSERRSGHHEGNHSVHEKTLGALRAGLTAIVCVGETKSEREAGDALRLVGSQLIGSIPKSASSESLVIAYEPVWAIGTGLTPTPEDIAEMHHFIRVQVNDILPGQGAALRILYGGSVKPGNAAKLLLVKDVDGALVGGASLNSSEFMGIAGIYREFVRTT